In Rhinatrema bivittatum chromosome 1, aRhiBiv1.1, whole genome shotgun sequence, a single genomic region encodes these proteins:
- the LOC115085330 gene encoding uncharacterized protein LOC115085330: protein MISDAAERFPGPDEGSFGESAVSMGALYKTRFRGRGSKGAMVGRLSGAEERRARGACSMLGRGMAVREERVSNTLLVPELARGMLGGISRHCMGQRGNRRLTGGSRRRLNGGGRIGRGRDDLGRGRSVDRGCASSFGEFGGLEVERNWDIAPAPVPSPAPAVFPQGNLAEDDGEIPGPSQWEAWRNDAPVTAGRGRREQLYMDDVLPVEPEQTGAASEPMTVWIIGHSFTYWGHRHACGRPYGPHLDLQRRGVRVIWLGRRGMLWDELVPYVRKERERRAAPRVLVVHLGGNDWGKMSGKHFISNVRKDLMTISILLPTTILYWSDIVVRPAELDNIRWKRCRSKANQQIGTWLERLGGRHIKYAWSWGKVTGLFRDDGVHLSFLGLDLFLNSIQEVLEELFPL, encoded by the exons ATGATTTCTGATGCTGCAGAGCGCTTTCCTGGTCCTGATGAAGGTTCATTTGGTGAGAGTGCTGTGTCTATGGGAGCTTTATACAAAACTAGGTTTCGTGGTCGGGGGAGTAAGGGAGCGATGGTAGGGCGGTTAAGTGGAGCGGAGGAGCGCAGGGCAAGGGGTGCCTGTAGCATGTTGGGGAGGGGCatggctgtgagagaggagagggtgagtaATACGTTATTGGTTCCAGAACTGGCACGGGGGATGTTGGGGGGGATAAGCAGGCACTGCATGGGGCAAAGAGGTAATCGTAGATTGACTGGGGGTTCTCGCCGGCGTTTGAATGGAGGGGGGAGAATCGGGAGGGGAAGAGATGACCTTGGTAGAGGGAGGTCTGTGGACAGGGGATGTGCGAGCAGTTTTGGGGAGTTTGGGGGGTTGGAGGTGGAGAGAAATTGGGATATTGCGCCGGCTCCTGTTCcgtctcctgctcctgctgttttTCCACAGGGGAATTTGGCAGAGGATGATGGTGAAATACCTGGCCCATCTCAATGGGAGGCTTGGCGCAATGACGCGCCAGTGACGGCAGGCAGGGGTCGGCGAGAGCAGTTATACATGGATGATGTGCTGCCTGTGGAGCCTGAACAGACTG GTGCTGCGTCTGAGCCCATGACAGTTTGGATCATTGGCCATTCGTTTACTTACTGGGGTCACAGACACGCCTGCGGCCGTCCTTACGGCCCTCACTTGGACTTACAACGAAGGGGGGTTCGGGTTATCTGGCTTGGCCGGAGGGGTATGCTGTGGGACGAACTTGTTCCTTATGTTAGGAAGGAGCGGGAGCGTCGAGCAGCTCCTCGGGTCTTGGTAGTCCATTTGGGGGGTAACGACTGGGGTAAGATGTCGGGCAAGCACTTCATTAGCAATGTCCGTAAGGACTTAATGACTATATCTATTTTGCTGCCGACGACGATCTTATACTGGTCTGATATTGTGGTGAGGCCTGCTGAATTGGATAACATCAGATGGAAACGGTGTAGGTCCAAGGCAAACCAACAAATCGGGACTTGGTTGGAGCGCTTGGGTGGTCGGCATATTAAGTATGCCTGGTCATGGGGTAAGGTAACAGGTTTGTTCCGAGATGATGGGGTTCACCTGTCTTTTCTAGGAttggacttgttcctgaactccatTCAGGAGGTCTTAGAGGAGTTATTTCCTCTGTAA